In Providencia hangzhouensis, the DNA window ACTTGTAAAACACCAAAATCAGGGACTAAATCCACTGCTTTTTGTACAGAAGTGGCAATTAGCGCAATTTCTCCGCTTTGCAGTAGTACCGACGCGATAGTCACAATATAAGCCACGATACTAATCGCCGCTAATTTACCACTATTAAACGGAAATTTAGCTACTCGTAATAGCAAAGTGCCTAAGATTGGTCCGACAACAAACAGGGTCATAAAGAAGCCGATAGTGGTATGTGGTGTGTTCCATGTTGGCACCGTGCTTATCATATAAACTCGTGTCATTGCCCAAACAAATAACAGCCCCATCAACATGGTGATGATTAACCACACTTTATCTAACCCTGTTGGCATCTTTTTCATTGCAGATAACAGCCACCATAAGCCGCCCAAAGCAAAGAAAATGAAGCCAAACAACACTTCGTTACTTA includes these proteins:
- a CDS encoding DmsC/YnfH family molybdoenzyme membrane anchor subunit gives rise to the protein MGNGLHEWPLILFTVLGQSIAGGVIVTGLAWLSTDDKPQKQRIVNAMFALWVLMGLGFLASMMHMGSPMRAFNSMNRVFASSLSNEVLFGFIFFALGGLWWLLSAMKKMPTGLDKVWLIITMLMGLLFVWAMTRVYMISTVPTWNTPHTTIGFFMTLFVVGPILGTLLLRVAKFPFNSGKLAAISIVAYIVTIASVLLQSGEIALIATSVQKAVDLVPDFGVLQVIRLVVTSLGLLLWILPVVRQNQPSVLSLLLGTVLVLIGEFIGRGLFYGLHMTVGMAVA